A genomic window from Pecten maximus chromosome 2, xPecMax1.1, whole genome shotgun sequence includes:
- the LOC117322287 gene encoding endoplasmic reticulum junction formation protein lunapark-B-like: MGILIAKFRNKPSTIDVLEQIEKDITRLQKFRLRNQQQQKKFIGCLILYSIVLYIIAALVIYFVYFPPDWKNRLIYSSPLLVFPMLIWLIKKFLHWYFVKRITKNDLALNELRDNRKQILEEVMEKETYKKAREILQKFDPARFKELEPPVPATPKVSPPGSTLRHRGNASGTRISSQEQQRFQPSHTPMQSATPGMRPGLRPGMTPGARPGLTAGQRPGMTPRLNTPRPAGSDTPQMTRQGGLRPRMLMTPMHNGRTPGPPLPRPILPRERSTTDRLLEYLVGDGPQNRFALICRYCHSHNGMALKEEFEYLSFRCCYCYQMNLAKKQKPYAPKLDTVTATPGVRPLPSGSGVSKPGEEESEDDEEESSEESSETMEVNGDDIATTSQHNKEEGATKGQIEARSQAEAKGQTEVRGQTEARGQTEVETITSSVENTEQDMEIDGVHALDEGNEVDSGNGSNIDENSKDEMQEAEGVSEKKI, translated from the exons ATGGGTATATTGATCGCCAAGTTTCGC aacAAACCATCAACAATTGATGTGTTAGAACAGATTGAAAAG GATATTACTCGTCTACAGAAATTTCGACTACGTAACCAACAGCAGCAGAAGAAGTTCATTGGATGCCTTATTTTATACTcgattgttttgtatataatcGCTGCCTTAGTGATCTATTTTGTCTACTTCCCACCTGACTGGAAAAACCGACTCATCTACTCATCACCTCTGCTTGTATTCCCAATGTT aatttgGCTGATAAAGAAATTTCTTCATTGGTATTTTGTTAAGAGGATAACAAAAAATG ATCTTGCATTGAACGAATTGCGAGATAACAGAAAACAAATT TTGGAAGAAGTCATGGAAAAAGAGACCTACAAGAAAGCCAGGGAAATTCTACAGAAATTTGATCCTGCCAGATTTAAAGAGTTGGAG CCCCCAGTTCCAGCCACACCCAAAGTGTCTCCTCCAGGATCAACTCTACGACACAGAGGAAACGCCTCAGGGACGCGGATATCATCGCAGGAACAACAGAGATTCCAACCGTCACACACACCAATGCAGTCTGCCACCCCAGGTATGAGGCCAGGTTTACGGCCTGGCATGACTCCAGGGGCGCGGCCTGGATTGACTGCTGGTCAGCGTCCAGGCATGACTCCAAGGTTAAACACACCTAGACCAGCAGGCTCAGACACACCGCAGATGACCCGACAGGGTGGCCTTCGACCTCGCATGCTCATGACACCCATGCACAATG GTAGAACTCCGGGGCCCCCTCTACCTCGTCCTATCTTGCCGCGGGAGAGAAGTACCACAGACCGACTACTGGAGTACCTGGTGGGCGATGGCCCTCAGAATAGGTTTGCCCTCATCTGTCGATACTGCCATAGTCATAATGGCATGGCTCTGAAGGAGGAGTTTGAGTATCTAA GTTTTCGATGTTGCTACTGCTACCAGATGAACCTGGCGAAGAAGCAGAAGCCTTACGCTCCAAAACTGGACACTGTTACAGCGACACCTGGTGTCCGACCTTTGCCGTCAGGATCAG GTGTTTCAAAGCCTGGAGAAGAAGAAAGTGAAGACGATGAAGAAGAAAGCAGTGAAGAAAGCTCAGAGACTATGGAAGTAAATGGTGATGACATTGCCACAACCAGTCAGCATAATAAAGAGGAAGGAGCAACCAAAGGTCAAATAGAGGCCAGGAGTCAGGCAGAGGCCAAAGGTCAAACAGAGGTCAGGGGACAGACAGAGGCCAGAGGTCAAACAGAAGTAGAAACTATCACCAGTTCAGTGGAAAATACAGAGCAGGATATGGAAATAGATGGGGTGCATGCTTTAGATGAAGGAAATGAAGTGGATTCTGGTAATGGAAgcaatattgatgaaaattcGAAGGATGAAATGCAAGAGGCAGAGGGTGTATCTGAGAAAAAGATATAA